TTCCGAATCCTCGGGAAAGCGTTTCTCTTGAGTGTCCCAGAGACTGAACCCATCGTGATGCTTGGTCACAAACACTGAGTAAGTCATGCCCGCCTCCTTAGCCAAAGCCATGATTTCGTCGGGATTGAAGTTCACCGGATTAAAGTCCCGATAGAGATTCATATACTCATCGCGCGGCACTTTTTGGTGCTGCGCCCCACGCTCGATTCGATCTTTCATCCCCCAACTGATCTCCGCACCGCTCAACGCAGCGGGCCCCCAGTGGATGAACAAGCCGAACTTGGCATCACGAAACCATTGCACACGGGCATCCCGTTCTTCAATCGTTTCCACCAACTGAGGCACACGCACCCGATTAAGCTCTTCAGCATCAACCTGGGCAGCAGCCTGTATCAGAATTGCTGATACAACGGCTGATGCACATTTTATGAATTGTTTTGTTTTCATTATTATTGCGATTATCGAATACTACGTAAACCGAGAAGTAACAAAATGGGTTTAATAGACTGAGGCATTATCGGTTCTGATTGGTCGCTTGCGTATGAAGCCTGTGCATCTTCTTGCGCAATTTGGAGAGCACCTCTGCGTATTCCGGATGGGCAATCAGGTTGTTCATCTCGTATGGATTCGCCTCTTTTCCAAAACTAACGAAGCTCAACTGCGAGTTCCTGGAAAGCGGTGTGTTCGCCGCCGCCTCGTTCCGTGACCGGATAGACCGCCCAGAGGATCCAGCGGAATTGACCGAGTGACCGCCCCGCCGGAGCGCGTAACGACGCGGCAGTGAACTTGGCCTTGGCTCCGCCAGTCGTGTCGATGGTGCCGAGCGCGGTAAACTTCGCCAGATCCCAGCCGGGATCAGTGGCCGAATTGCTGCCATACAACACAATTTTCTGCGCCCCCCGATGCTTGTCCTTGTTATATGACCAGCTGGTAACCGCAGCAACGGGCTGCGCGCGGCCCAGATCCATTTTATACGCACCGCTTTCAACACCATTGTTGAAAATAGGCCCGAAATCCTCGGCTATTTTCCCGTCTACCAGCGAGCCCAACAGGGGCTTTACCACATTCTGATTCGCTGTAACCTTTCCCGATGCAGATTTTGGCAATGGAAATTTAGAAAAACCGCCCGCTTCTGAAGCTGTTTCAATCTCGACGCTCGCAGGGTGCGGCCCCGTCTGCTGAATGGGTTTGAATGCAGGTATTGCCTTGCCTGCTGCTTTTGCGGCGGCTTTTGCACGATTGCGGCTCCGTTCGATCTCCCCCCATGAGGGAATCACGGCAGGCAAGCTCCATTCCTCTGGTTGCGGGTTTTCTACCATGATCGGATCGGTGTCGCCATAGCCCTTACGCGTCGTCTCGAGCAAAGCGGAAAGCTCGGCAATTCTCCCTTCGTGCTCAGGATTAGTCGACAGGTCGTTCAACTCATAGGGATCGGCTTCCAAATCGAAGAGCTGAGTCTTGTTGATCAAGGGATAGCGGATCAGTTTCCAGCGTTCGTCACGGATGGAGCGCTGCCCATCAATGTAGGCGGTGAACAAGGTATCGCGCACCTTGGGCTGCTCGCCCTGGATGACAGGAGATAAATCTTTGGCGTCCAGGCCGGCGGGCACTTCAATGCCGGCAAGATGGCACATCGTTGGATAGATATCATAGAGGTGGGCAAAAGCATCCGTGTCCCCTTTAGGAACGCCCGGACCAGCGAACAAAAGCGGGACATGCATACCGCCCAATTCGTAGAGATTCTGCTTGCCGATCAAGCCGTGAGCTCCCATCGCCATACCGTTGTCGCCAGCGACGACGAAGATAGTATTCTCGAACTGGCCAGCCTGCTTCAACGCTTCGATGATGCGACCCGCTTGGGCGTCCATATACTCGATCGATGCATAGTAACGGGCGAGTGTGCCGCCGACATTTTTCTGTGTGCGCGGCCACTTCACGAGCTGCTCATCCTGTCCTAGCATCTCACCATTATCGAAGGGATGCATTGGCATAAAGTTTGGAGGCATCGGGATCTCGTCAGCCTGGTAATGCGCATGGTATTCTTTGGGCGCAGCATGCGGGTAATGCGGCTCGACGGGCGCGAAATAGAGGAACAGCGGCTTTTTACCAGCATTCTCCTGAATGAATCCGATGATATTGTCGGCATGAGTCGCCGCCGATTGATGAGAGGTTGGATGCTGATCAAAAACCTTATCCAAGTTGTTCGGATTATTGCCATGTTTACCACTGCGAATCGAGGCATACCCAGCTGCCTTAACTGTTTCTGCAAGCGTCGGCGTGCTGATCTGTTCGCGCATATAGCTGACGCCCGTCTGAATCATCGTGCGACTGGGCATACAGACAGCACCCCGGTCCCCGCCCAGCACATACGCATTGCGAAAGATAAATCCATCGCGACACAGCCGGTCGAGGTTTGGGGTTTTGACGAGCTCGTGTCCGAGCAGGCCCATGCAGTCGGCCCGCCAATCGTCGGCAAGAATCAGGCAGATGTTCAGTTTTTCCGACTCGGCTGTGGCTCTAGCGGATGTTCCGAGAAGGAGCACGGTAAGCAGCAAGCAGATCCGTTTCATGATGTTGATAGGTGATTTCATTATTTTGTTTTAATACTCACTTAATTCTAGTTACTTTTATTCGACCGAAGAGTTTATCTTCCTTCGCGAGACTCTTACTGTCGGTCACGATGACGGCATGGAGACCGCTCATTCCGTTACAGTGACATAGACTGGCGCAGAAATCGCATCAAACCATGTTTGGGCAATGATCTCGTTGCCTGTTGCATTCGGGTGCAGATTATCCCTCCTCATGCAGCTCGCATACGCATCGTCGAGCGCAGTGAACTGATCTACAAAATGGACATCTTTCCCTTCGGCCTGAAACTCGGCTACGATTCCTGGAACCTCGGCATTAAACGCGGCCACATATGCGGTATCACTGGCGTTTCTCCGATTCGGCGGAATAGATGCAAGGTAAATGGCGGGGTTCCCCACATCAGGTAATGAATAAATGTCTTCAACGAGACTCCTTAACCGATCGGTCGCTCCAACCGGTGTCGCCACATCATTGGTGCCAAGCATGATCAGAATAGTATCAGGTTTCTCCTCCGCTAACCGGCCACTGTTCCAATAGGTGACGAGGTTCTTGGCGAAGCCTGACGCGCCACCCGCCTCTCCAATTCGGATTCCGGAAACTCCGGAGTGATAGTGATAGAGGTTGTCGGCAGGCTTGCCTCCCGTTGTCGGCAAGCCATCCACATTGGCCGTGAAATGTCCGGTATAGCTGAAGTCGAAACCATCCGCCATCAACAGATCGTAGAGCGATTTGCGGGGAGATCCTGTTGGATCCCCATCGGCCACGCTTTGCGTAATCGAATCGCCGATGAACCAAATAGCCCCCAACTCTTTACCGGCACTGGTGTTCTGTTTAATGAACTCAATGACCGGAGCCGGGGCTTTCATGCCGTGAGAGTGGCCTTTTTTTTCTACAATCACCTCGATGGAACCGCCGAGCGCTTTATAGCGCTCTTCCACGATCGCATCGTTTTCCTCATAAGGAACGGCGGGGTCGCTGTCTCCGCAAACCATCAGAATCGAAATATCGGCTGCGGCCATCGGTGCCAGCATGCCAATGAGGCTCTCCGCCTCTTGCTTCGCAAGCGCCTCTGCATCCGAGGTCCAGCCAAAGGTATCTTTGACTTGCCCCCAGAGCGTGTAGTTCCCAGAGGCAATGGAATCACTGCCCGGTACGGATTTGCCTCCGGGCCAGCTCTTCAAGCTACAAACGCCGTTGTCGATATAGAGACTGTCCACCCGTTCCGAGTGGGTGTAGGCCCAGCGTGCCAACGCCAGCGTTTCACGACTCATGGACGCCAGATTGCACTTTTTCGAGAACCCATACTCCGTGGTCAGCAGATCATACGCCGCATCAATGGTGGCATTTCCGCTCGGATGTCCATAGACATTGCCCGGTGCTAGCACAACATGATATCCCTGCCGAACCAGCTCCAGATCCGCATTGTAAAATCGCGGTATTGACATCCAGAACATACCATACCTCCACAGCCAGGGTTTCCCAGGCGCAGCGGTCTTAGGACAAACGACCCTAATCTTGCCGCTTGATGTCGGAACGGTATAAAGATCAAACCCTTTAAAGTCGGTTGGCTCACCTGGAAATTGATTCGCCCAGGCAGATGGAAAGAGCTGCAGCGCCAGGCAAGCTAATAATAGTAATTGAAATTTCTTCATAGTTTCATTTTTGCTCGATTTCGTTTCTTAGTTAAAGGCGACTTCCAGGCGTTGGCCGGCCTGCAAGCTGACGGTCGTGTCGAAATGCACGACGTAATTACCCTCGTTATAGTTCAATGTCGCAGGGATCACTTTCCCACCGATTTTCACTGAGACAGCATTTGCCTGCGTGCCCTTGACCTTGCCCAAGCTCAGCTGCTTCAATTCGAGCGTTCCGTAGCCTAAATCGATCACGGCAAATTGACGACCACCAGATACCTTTTGCGCAAAACTCCCCCAACCTTCGGCGGTGGTGAAGGCGGCGCGAAAGTCTTCTGGCGTCAGGCGCGGTGCAAACGACAACTCCCCTTTGGGGCCGTGATACTGATAGCCGCACATCGCTTGATAAGCGCCGTAGCTGGCCATGGCACGGGCGTAGTGATCGCCACACTCAATCTCATTATACGGATTGCGTAGTTCCGCACTGTAGCGGTCATGAATCGCACGAGACACGATCAATCCTTTCTCCAGTAGATCGGGTGCATCGATCCCTTCAAAGATCATATGCGATGCGGCCTGCCACTCGAAACCACTCATGATTTCGTAGAAGTAGATGTGGTCTTCCCCTTTGCCCATCGGCCCTTTCGGCCAAGTGCACATCAGCAGTCCGGCATCTCCCGGCAAGGCATACACCCTTCCGTTACGAAACACCTCGCGGTAAGGCCCGAAGTCAGAAATAAAGTTGTAGCGATAGATCGATCGCAAGGCGCTGCGCTGCATATCGACATCGATGATATGCCCCAGCCCGACCCAGTGTGCCCAGCTCTGGCCAAAGACTTGATCAATAAAGCAGCCGTCGCCGTGTCCAAAAGAGTCGGGTTTATCCCCTTTGTCCTGAATGAAATATTCGCCATTGAAGAGCTCATCAACTGCCGTAGAACCCTGATCGGCGAGATGCTTGCACTGCTGCGCATATTCCGTATCGCCGATTTCGTTGGCCATCGCTTCGGCGGCACGCAGGCCAGCGACATACTGGGTGATCGACCAAGAGAATTTGCCATACCACTTACCGTCCAAGGTATTTTGATAAGACCCATCCAGCACACCGTCCTGATCCTTATCCTTGGCGATGATATAATCCATGCCTTTCTTCACGCGCGGCCACATGTGCTCCAAGAACGTATTGTCGGTCGTCATCTGATGCTCGCGATAGACACTCAGGATTCGCCCGAGCTGACCGTCGTCGGCGACCAGACCGCCGCCCATACTGATACGGTGACCAATGCCGCCTTGTGCACTGAAGCCAACACCGAAGTCCGCGACATCACGGGTGTTCCGTTCCAGCGAGGGAAACAAGCGAGAAACTGCCTGCGCATACTGCCACACGTGAGAGCACGTTCCGGCGCAGGAGGAAACCCCTTCCCATCCCCAAAAGCGTCCGTCCTCAAATCTCTGACTGGTCATAGTGGCCAAGGTCGAGGTGTTGGCCATGGTGCGATCCAGGAACCAATACGGCAGCGACGAGTTATACCAGGTATCAACCCATTGACGCGTCTGAGTAAAAAGGCGGTCGGAGTTTTCCAATAAATAGGCGGTCACTTCGGTCGAAGACGCAAAGCGTGAGGCATAATGATGCCCGGCGTGTTCTCTCGGCATATGCACATTGCTATAATTCGGTATAAACCACGAGACCACAAAGGTGAAGGTCGCTTCCTCGCCTGGAGCGAGACGCACGGAGCGACCCACTTCGCCCACCAGCGATTCGCCAAGCTCGGCCGTTGCCTCCGCTTGCTGATTCGCCGCAGTCGTCGAGGCATCCACCTCCCCGTCACCCAATAAGGCCAGCGACATGGTTCCGAAATCTGGCAGGTCTTCCAGAAGCGTGCGCGGCACCGCAGGTGTGTCGGTGAAAACAATATCGTCCACGATGATGCCAGCCATGGTTCGCAAGTGCGGCGTCTGCGGCTTCTCATGGTCGCGGATCTCCAAGGTCGCCATTTTGCCCTCGAAACGCGACACGTCCAGCGTGACTGGTATCAAATTGTTACTATAGCTTCCCGAGGTAGAGGCAACGACCTCACCATCCACCAGCACGTAAAGCCCGACCTTGGTGAGGTCGGCAGCGCCCGCTACCGATGCGGTGATAAACTGGCGTTCAATTTTAAACGGCCGACTGGTTAAAGTTCCGGTCAATCCCCCTATGCGTTGATTCGCCTGCCGTTGTTCATTGCCCGATAATGCCTCACCTTCTTTAGGCTCAAAGGTAAGGGTATTGACTCGCCCCTCGCTATTGTCTCCGAAAGGGCTTTTCCCAAAGGCACTCCCTGTGCCAGTCCAGCGTTGCGCGGCATCTGCATCGAATGTTTCGAACGGGATCGCTTCGCGCGGAGAATCTCTGACCACCGTATCATAAGAGTATACGGAGCACTCCACGCCGACAAATCCATTCTGATCCACTACGCGGTTTCGGATCTGCCCAGTTTTATAATCTCTGGATATAAAACTCACCGCATTCTCGAGGGAACCAGCAAGTGTCAGATCCAATGGCTGAGCACCTTCGTTCTTCACCGTGTAGTGCATCACGGTAGCTGGCAGTTCCGAATCATCGGGATTCATCGGAATGAACGGCGAAAACGCCTCCAGTTGAGCACTCACCGGCAGTTCCGCACCTTGAAAGCTAACCAGCGCACGTGGGTATTGCCCGTTAAAGGTCACGTCCTTAAAACCCTTAGCATCCAAGCTCACCTCCTTGCCATTTGCCCGAATCGTAAAGCCTTGATGGAAGGGTTGCTCTGGCTTCATCGGAGCCACATAGAGGGCGCCATTATCCCATGGCCGATTACGTCCCTCGAACTCCATACGCCCCGGCAGGATGCCCAATGATTCTTTATTAAAAATATCCCAGTTGAACAACCGCCCATCGCCACTCAAATACACCGTGCCAGCAAACAGCCCACCAACCGGCATGCCGATATGCTGCATCGCCGCATCCGAGCTATAGACCTCTTTCTCGCCGCGCTCGAACAAGGACTTCACCCAGGCCGGATCGAGGCCTTTATCCTCTGGAATAAGCGTCAGGTAAACATTCTCGATGCTTTCGGCGGGCACGATCCGTTGGTTGGCCCCCAGCTCTACCGAGAGTTCCTGAAACGCGGTATTCTCACCGCCGCCGCGATTGGAAATCAGTGCAGGTGCCCACACGATCCAGCGGTAGGATCCGAGCGACTGCTGGAGAGGCGCACGCAGGGAAGCTGCGGAATATTGGGTCGAGGCCCCGCCAGTATCGATCGTGCCGAGCGCAGTAAACTTGGAAAGATCCCAACCGGGATCGGAGGTAGCATTGCTGCCGTAGAGTGAAAGCTTCTGGGCGCCGCGCACTCTTCCCTCGTTATACGACCAACTGGTAATGGCCGCGACAGGCTGCACACGACCCAGATCCATCTTATAGGCCCCGTCCTTGACACCATTATTGAAGACCGGCCCAAACCCTTCAGCGAGCGCTCCATCGACCAAGGTTTCGAGTGAATTATCGACGACCTTCTGGTTGGCCGTCACCCTGCCGACAGGAGTCGTAGGTAAGGGAAGATGGCTGAAGCCGCTTGGGCTATTGACTTTTTCAATACAAACCATCGGGTCAGCGTGTGCTTGAAAGGTGCCCGCGATCATTGTCGTGGTGAACAAAGCGAGTAGTGAGTGTTTCTTCATTTAGTTGTTTTGTAAGTTTGTATGTAAGTAAATTGTAGTGATCTGATCCTAGCGAACCTCGACCGAGAATTCCTGAAAAGCGGTATTCTCACCACCTCCGATTTCACTGACAGGGCTAACGGCCCAGGCAATCCAGCGGTAGCTTCCCAGTGACTTCCCAGAGCGTGCGCGTAGCGATACCGCAGAGTAGTCTTTTCTGGTAAGGGCGGTCGTGTCGATCGACCCGAGCGCGGTAAACTTTCCGAGGTCCCAACCGGGATCCTTCGAGTCATTACTGCCATAGATCGTCAGCATCTGAGCCCCGCGCGATCCACTTTGGTTGAACGACCAAGCGGTGACAGCGGAGAGATCCTTCACCGCGCCAAGGTCCATCCTGTATACGCCATTGCGAATGGTATTACCAAAGACGCACCCGAAATCATCAGCAAGCCTTCCATCCGTCAATACGGCCACGGGCTCGTTGCTGGTCTTCGGCTTGGTAGTGATTGTACCGGAGGCTTTTGCCGCTAGTGGCAACTTCGAGAAACCGCCTGCTTCGTTACTGGTCTCCACCACCACATCGCTATGGGGAACAATGCGCAGTTTCCCACTCTGTTGGTTGCGAACAACAGTCATCTCATAGGACTCCGCAGGCTTCGACGCCAGAATCTTGAAAAGGTCGGTGGTCGTACTGACCTTCTGCCCGTCGATTCTCTGAATCAGATCACCTGTCTTGAAGCCGGCTTGCGCCATGACCGATCCCGGGACGATACGCTTGAGCGCGACTCCGCCATCCGACTTGGTGACGCCGTAAGCGGAGAACTCTTCCCCTTGTAGTGAATGCAGCGTCGCGCCCTGCCAGACCTGCGCTTGCGGAACAACCGCCGCCTTGTCAGGAGTCGGTTTAGCCTTGCTCGGCTTTGGTCCGAACGAGGGAGTCCTCGCGATGGCCTTCAACGACGGCTTCTTCACTCCGAATTGATCCATGGGGAAATTCTTGAACCCAACCGCGAAGGCCGGTGAGCCTTCTTTCACGGAAAAGTCACCATTCTCGGGATCCACGAATAAAGGGTCACCAACCTTAGAATCGGCATCCCAGTTGTATTTAGCCTGCAACTGTTTCAGCGTTACTTCGTTAGAGCTGTAGTAGAAGTTCCTGTTCACCAAGCCCTCCACTGTGACATCCTCTTTGATATAGGGCCCATTCGCCCTAGCCATGATGTTGGAATGCACGGAGTCATTACTATTCTGAAACCAAACATGTGAACTGAGACCATTATTGATAATCACATTATTCCAGACACGGCGGCGGAAACCTTCACGCAACTTCAGGCCACCACAGAGCATCAGATTATTATAAATATCGTAGTTGCTGGACCCGTCATCCAAATCGATATCCCAGCCATGCTCGCAACGCCAGCGACTGTCTCGAATGACCGTGGTCTTTATGGCATCGAGAAACGGAAGGTCTGGTTCCTTATCGACTGCTGCCTGTGACGCCGTCAGGTGATCCGAGCGCCAATAGCGGTCGCGTCCCCAGGAGTTAAAGGAGCCGTGGTCGTGAGTCTCCAGCACGGTATCGAACACATCCACACGCTCGATCAAATGTCCGCCCCAGGCACCGTCGCCAATATTGAGCCCCGCACGCGCGGTGTCGTAGATCGACGTATCTCGAATGGTAATCTCCATCGCCATGTCCATCATCACTCCGGCAGGCTGGCGCTCAGTGCGACCGATGCCATGAATCAGGCAATCCTCTACCACACCGAGAGAGGGATAGTTGTTGGTCTTCGGACCAGGCGTGCGGCTGATGCTCGCAAGGTCGTTCTTCTCGTTGTATTCAAAAAGTGGATTTCTCACGGCATCGGGATCCCCGACAAAGCAGACGCCACTGGCGCCGGAATCGTGAATATGGCAGCCCTTCACCAAAGTGCGTCGGTTGTAGTTGTTGACGAATATCGCGTTACCCCCAACCTGATCGAATTCTGTATCCAGAATTTGGATATCTTCAGTGCCAGTCAGCATAAAGGCACCGCCACGGTAAATAGCCCAGTCCGAGCGTAACAATTGCTCTTTAGTGTCCATAAAGGTGCGCGCCGCATGACGCACCACGAATCCTTGAAGGGTGATGTGTTTCACAGGTGCGGACTCTGAACCTTGAAACTCGACGAGGTGACGCAAACGCACCACTTCGACAGTGGCAGAGTGCAAATCCGTTCCAGCCGCGGGCTTGTAGTAGAGCGTATCGGTTTTGGCGTTGTGATACCACTCCCCTTCCGCATCGAGCTCCTCAAAGATATTCTCCACCATTCGGAATTTCTCGTGCATTCCAGACTTGCGGTTGTTCTGCCAGCCTCCCTCATAAGTGACCTTGCCGGTCGCATCCTTGCCGGTAATGAGAAAATGGTAGCCACCCCAGCTAGCCCGGTGCATTCCGTGAATATAGCCGCCGGTCGGATCCGCCCAATTAGCGGCACGATCCTTCGAGAAAGCATCAGCAGAGTATCCCTGATAGGGCTCCGCTTTCTTATTCGGATCGTAATTCGGGTAACGTGCCATGCGCTGATTGCGGCCATTGATAAAGAGTTGGTCGATCTCCAAACCAGTCGGAGTCGTGGCCTGATAGATGCCGTCGCGATACGGTTGCCAGCTAAGGTTCAACTTCGAGCCACCACTCAAGACCGCCCCCCCCTCATTTTCCGCCATAAAAACAACCGGGTAGGCCGCCGTCCCTGAATCAGCAGGCGTGAAGACCAGCGTCTCTGGCAGATAATAGATACCATCGCCCACATGCACCGTAACCGGCGTTTTGCCTGCATGGGAGCGGACCAGCGCTTGCGCACGGGCCAGCGAGGCCACCGGGGCGGCTTGGCTCCCGCCATTGGAGTCCGAACCCGCAGGAGAGACATACAGATCCGCCGCATGGGCAAAGTTCGCAACAACCAGCATGCCCAGTAATAGTTTTGTTTTTAACATAGTTTCTAATGGATCAAAGGAAAAGCGCGGTGTCGCTGAGGTATATTTTAAAATCATATGATACAAATTCAGCGGTTCTTCAGAACTCGTTGGACGACTAAAAATAACATCTTTCCATACTATCAGCTTTTAGAGCGCTTGTCTTGTCACCGTAATGGGTGACCCTCTGCCAATCGGAACTCTTAATCCTAAAAGAGCCGTTGAGTGTCATCATCCATCAGTATGGAGAGTTCCTCGTGATTTCATCAAAACCATCATCTCCCCCTGCTCGCCCAACATGCTCACCGTAACCGCGAAGATCGAAGAAGGGGGCCGAAATCCTATCACCCCACAACGGCGCGTTGAGCGCAAAAAAGTCCGGCACACTTTCTCAAGCGTGCCGGACTCAACCATCGGCCCCCTATAAGCTGATGATTAACCCTAATAATAAATAAGTTAAGCGAATCATCGAGTGTTCGCGCTCGCGACGTCCATTCGACAAGCTCAGGAGCTGCGACGGCGAAGCATCACACCCAGCAAGCCGGTGAGACCGGCAAGCAAGGCGAAGCTGCCTGGCTCTGGAATGATTTGAAAGGAATCAATACTTGAAAGCGTTCCATTCGCTCGAGTGTCAGCGAAAATACCGACAACATCCGCGTCAGTTATTTGCCCGACACGAGTTGAAACAATTGTGCGGGTAGCACCAGTATAGTAGCCTACCTCATAAGTGTCCGTCGCAGTCCGAGCAATGAAAAGCGTATCGGCACCTGTAATAGTTCCAAATTGGCTAGCAATGGCAGTGGTGCCATTAAAACCAGTGGAAAAGCTACTAGCAGACCCACTCTTGTTATAGTGCGTGAGGAAGTCCTGGCGCACATTAAACACCGGAGCGGTGCCACCGACGTAAATACCAAAAGAATCATTCGCATTATTTCCGGAAATAGGAAGCGTCAGAGTAATTTGAGCTTCCTCGCCGACAGCCACGCTGGCACCGGAGCGGATATAGGCATGTTGCTCGATGGCATCGAAATTAGTGGTAACCAATTCCAGCTGGTCAGAGCCATTCACCTGCCAAGTGGATGTATTTTGGGTGCCGGTGTTACCGTTGTCCAGAATGACCGTATGGGTCCAGTTATCCAGTGCATTGACCCCAGTAAAGTCGTCAAAAAGGGTCGCGGCGGACAAAGAGCCACCGAGGCCTGCGAGCATTGCTATGATACTAAGTTGCTTTTTCATTGTTGTATTACGTAGTTTGGGATAATAATTTTTTATTTGCCTAGAGACGAATAACTCCAGACTCACACTAGAATATCGTTATATATAAGATTTGTATAGTCACCTGATTAGGTGACAGAGCCATAGGCAGTGAAATGTGCTTTACGTATTGCTCAACTGCTCGAAGCAGGAGCTTTTCGCCGAGAAAAATATAATGATCGAGGCACCCTGTCTTGATTGGTTTCACGAAGCGCTCGGCATATCCATTCTGTTGCGGTCTCCCTACCCGTGTTCGAATGACTTCAACTCCTGAGCCTTCAAGTATACTTCGGTATTCTTTGGTAAACAGCACATCGCGATCACAAATAAAATATTTCATGTCACGCAGGAATCCGTCTTCAACATCGCTTAGGTTACGTGCAACTTGCGCCATAACTTCACCATTCACCTGACATCCGATATGAGCGATCTCTACTTTTCGCTTAGCCAGAGACATTACAAAAATACATGAAAGCGCACTAAGCCACGTTTTGTCCATGCTTCGACATTCAAAAAGTCAGCCACTGCCATAACATCCATATGCGTACGCACGAACGTTTGCTGTTCATGCCGCCCAAAGGGCCCCCGCACTCACATCCCTGTCAATCAAACGCATGGGGCGAACTAATCCAATAACTTCACCCCACAGGTCAGACACAGGCCAAGTGTAGCGAGTGACAATTTTAATGCGTTATTTTTCATAGTAATCTTCTAATCAGGAAGCATCCTGCTAGATGCTCTGCTAATTTTACTTAATGTAAGGAATGGTTCCGCGGCCATCGACTTTGTAGCCCCATTTTTTGATGTATGCTTCACCGGGCATAAATTCGTCGGATCGTTCTGCTAGTTTTTGCGTAAGCATCGCATCGAGTTTTTTTAGCACAG
The nucleotide sequence above comes from Coraliomargarita algicola. Encoded proteins:
- a CDS encoding integrase core domain-containing protein, translated to MDKTWLSALSCIFVMSLAKRKVEIAHIGCQVNGEVMAQVARNLSDVEDGFLRDMKYFICDRDVLFTKEYRSILEGSGVEVIRTRVGRPQQNGYAERFVKPIKTGCLDHYIFLGEKLLLRAVEQYVKHISLPMALSPNQVTIQILYITIF
- a CDS encoding PDZ domain-containing protein; translation: MLKTKLLLGMLVVANFAHAADLYVSPAGSDSNGGSQAAPVASLARAQALVRSHAGKTPVTVHVGDGIYYLPETLVFTPADSGTAAYPVVFMAENEGGAVLSGGSKLNLSWQPYRDGIYQATTPTGLEIDQLFINGRNQRMARYPNYDPNKKAEPYQGYSADAFSKDRAANWADPTGGYIHGMHRASWGGYHFLITGKDATGKVTYEGGWQNNRKSGMHEKFRMVENIFEELDAEGEWYHNAKTDTLYYKPAAGTDLHSATVEVVRLRHLVEFQGSESAPVKHITLQGFVVRHAARTFMDTKEQLLRSDWAIYRGGAFMLTGTEDIQILDTEFDQVGGNAIFVNNYNRRTLVKGCHIHDSGASGVCFVGDPDAVRNPLFEYNEKNDLASISRTPGPKTNNYPSLGVVEDCLIHGIGRTERQPAGVMMDMAMEITIRDTSIYDTARAGLNIGDGAWGGHLIERVDVFDTVLETHDHGSFNSWGRDRYWRSDHLTASQAAVDKEPDLPFLDAIKTTVIRDSRWRCEHGWDIDLDDGSSNYDIYNNLMLCGGLKLREGFRRRVWNNVIINNGLSSHVWFQNSNDSVHSNIMARANGPYIKEDVTVEGLVNRNFYYSSNEVTLKQLQAKYNWDADSKVGDPLFVDPENGDFSVKEGSPAFAVGFKNFPMDQFGVKKPSLKAIARTPSFGPKPSKAKPTPDKAAVVPQAQVWQGATLHSLQGEEFSAYGVTKSDGGVALKRIVPGSVMAQAGFKTGDLIQRIDGQKVSTTTDLFKILASKPAESYEMTVVRNQQSGKLRIVPHSDVVVETSNEAGGFSKLPLAAKASGTITTKPKTSNEPVAVLTDGRLADDFGCVFGNTIRNGVYRMDLGAVKDLSAVTAWSFNQSGSRGAQMLTIYGSNDSKDPGWDLGKFTALGSIDTTALTRKDYSAVSLRARSGKSLGSYRWIAWAVSPVSEIGGGENTAFQEFSVEVR